In Arthrobacter sp. QXT-31, one genomic interval encodes:
- the glmM gene encoding phosphoglucosamine mutase yields MSTLFGTDGVRGLANGLLTAELALQLAQAAAVVLGHERTSEGARPRAVVARDPRASGEFIAAAVEAGLSSSGIDVYDAGVLPTPAAAYLVADLDADFGVMISASHNPAPDNGIKFFARGGQKLPDEVEDAIEAQMGKEPVRPVGGEVGRIQRFSDAEDRYIVHLLGTLPHNLNGLKVVLDCAHGAASGCSPQVFKDAGADVVVIGAEPDGLNINDGVGSTHLGLLKAAVVEHGADLGIAHDGDADRCLAVDHEGNEVDGDQIMAILAVALKNAGKLKDDVLVATVMSNLGLKIALRDAGIAIRETGVGDRYVLEEMRDGGYNLGGEQSGHVILADYATTGDGVLTGLQLAAQVALTGRPLKDLATIMTKLPQVLINVKDVDRSRVGGDETLAAAVKAAEAELGDTGRVLLRPSGTEPVVRVMVEAGDQQTAQVIAERLAQVVKTQLALEPVG; encoded by the coding sequence ATGTCTACATTATTTGGAACAGACGGTGTCCGGGGCCTGGCGAACGGCCTGTTGACTGCCGAGCTCGCATTGCAGCTGGCCCAGGCCGCCGCCGTCGTGCTTGGCCATGAACGCACCAGCGAAGGTGCACGGCCGCGTGCCGTGGTGGCGAGGGATCCCCGCGCCAGCGGCGAATTCATCGCGGCAGCTGTGGAAGCCGGGCTCTCCAGCTCCGGCATCGACGTCTACGACGCCGGTGTCCTGCCCACCCCCGCAGCCGCCTACCTCGTGGCAGACCTGGACGCCGACTTCGGCGTCATGATCTCCGCCTCGCATAACCCGGCTCCCGACAACGGGATCAAGTTCTTCGCCCGCGGCGGGCAGAAGCTCCCCGACGAGGTGGAGGACGCCATCGAGGCCCAGATGGGCAAGGAGCCCGTCCGCCCCGTGGGCGGCGAGGTTGGCCGCATCCAGCGCTTCTCCGACGCCGAGGACCGATACATCGTCCACCTCCTGGGCACCCTCCCGCACAACCTCAACGGCCTCAAGGTGGTCCTCGACTGCGCGCACGGTGCCGCCAGCGGCTGCTCACCGCAGGTCTTCAAGGACGCCGGCGCTGACGTGGTGGTCATTGGCGCCGAACCGGACGGCCTGAACATCAACGACGGCGTGGGCTCCACGCACCTCGGCCTGCTCAAGGCGGCCGTGGTGGAGCACGGCGCCGACCTCGGCATTGCCCACGACGGCGACGCCGACCGCTGCCTGGCCGTGGACCATGAAGGCAACGAGGTGGACGGCGACCAGATCATGGCCATCCTCGCCGTGGCGTTGAAGAATGCCGGCAAGCTCAAGGACGACGTCCTGGTGGCCACCGTCATGAGCAACCTCGGCCTCAAGATCGCCCTCCGCGACGCCGGCATCGCCATCCGAGAAACGGGCGTGGGGGACCGGTACGTGCTGGAGGAAATGCGCGACGGCGGCTACAACCTCGGCGGCGAACAGTCCGGCCACGTGATCCTCGCCGACTACGCCACCACAGGCGACGGCGTCCTGACCGGCCTGCAGCTCGCGGCGCAGGTGGCCCTGACCGGCCGCCCACTCAAGGACCTCGCCACCATCATGACCAAGCTGCCCCAGGTCCTCATCAACGTGAAGGACGTGGACCGCAGCCGGGTGGGCGGAGACGAGACCCTGGCCGCAGCCGTGAAGGCCGCCGAGGCCGAGCTGGGTGACACCGGCCGCGTGCTCCTGCGCCCGTCCGGCACCGAGCCGGTTGTTCGCGTCATGGTGGAGGCGGGCGACCAGCAGACCGCCCAGGTCATCGCGGAACGCCTCGCCCAGGTTGTGAAGACCCAGCTGGCGCTGGAGCCCGTCGGCTAA
- the mscL gene encoding large conductance mechanosensitive channel protein MscL: MLSGFKKFILKGNVIDLAVAVVIGSAFSAVVDALVKSVLMPLISWLVGEPNFDDFLAFGDVRFGVLLTAVVNFLLVASALYFVIVAPMNKLIEHRNRKLGIGQDAKQEAAEDPQIALLKEIRDALQAQNQNQAAK, translated from the coding sequence ATGCTTAGTGGATTCAAGAAGTTCATTCTCAAGGGAAACGTCATCGACCTGGCCGTGGCAGTGGTGATCGGTTCGGCGTTCAGCGCCGTGGTGGATGCCCTGGTCAAGAGCGTCCTGATGCCGCTGATCTCGTGGCTCGTGGGAGAGCCCAACTTTGACGATTTCCTGGCGTTCGGTGACGTGCGCTTCGGCGTGCTGCTCACCGCGGTGGTCAACTTCCTGCTGGTGGCCTCAGCGCTGTACTTCGTCATTGTGGCCCCGATGAACAAGCTGATCGAGCACCGCAACCGGAAGCTGGGCATCGGGCAGGACGCCAAGCAGGAAGCAGCCGAGGATCCGCAGATTGCCCTGCTCAAGGAGATTCGCGACGCCCTGCAGGCACAGAACCAGAACCAGGCGGCCAAGTAG